A portion of the Cryptomeria japonica chromosome 5, Sugi_1.0, whole genome shotgun sequence genome contains these proteins:
- the LOC131057395 gene encoding ribonucleoside-diphosphate reductase large subunit, protein MYVIKRDGRREAVHFDKITARLKKLSYGLNSEHCDPVLVSQKVCTGVYKGVTTSQLDELAAETAAALTANHPDYALLAARIAVSNLHKNTKKSFSETVKDMYAHVDMRSGQMAPLIADDVYNIIMKNAVRLDSEIIYDRDFDYDYFGFKTLERSYLLRLNGVVVERPQHMLMRVSVGIHKDDIESAIRTYHLMSQRWFTHASPTLFNAGTPRPQLSSCFLLCMKDDSIEGIYDTLKECAVISKSAGGIGVSVHNIRATNSYIRGTNGTSNGIVPMLRVFNDTARYVDQGGGKRKGAFAVYLEPWHADVFDFLDLRKNHGKEESRARDLFYALWVPDLFMKRVQDNATWSLFCPNESPGLADCWGEEFEKLYLTYEQQGKAKKVVQAHKLWFAILEAQIETGNPYLLFKDHCNRKSNQQNLGTIKSSNLCTEIIEYTSPTETAVCNLASLALPRFVREKGVPAESHPSKLVGSRGSYNRYFDFDKLGEVTAIVTANLNKIIDVNYYPVETAKRSNMRHRPIGIGVQGLADTFILLGMPFDSQEAQKLNSEIFETIYYYALKASSELAAKDGTYETYAGSPVSKGILQPDMWGVKPSDRWDWAALREMIARNGVRNSLLLAPMPTASTSQILGNNECFEPYTSNIYSRRVLSGEFVVVNKHLLHDLTDTGIWNPDLKNKIIYHNGSVQNASEISDDLKAIYRTVWEIKQRTIVDMAADRGCYIDQSQSLNIHMDQPNFGKLTSLHFYTWSKGLKTGIYYLRSRAAADAIKFTVDTTTIKEKPKLADEDVDAKIAQMVCSLENKDECLACGS, encoded by the exons ATGTATGTCATCAAGAGAGATGGGAGGCGCGAGGCTGTGCATTTTGACAAGATTACCGCAAGATTGAAGAAGCTGAGCTATGGGTTGAATTCTGAGCACTGTGATCCAGTTCTAGTTTCGCAGAAGGTTTGCACTGGGGTCTACAAGGGTGTTACTACCAGTCAGCTGGATGAATTGGCTGCCGAGACTGCTGCTGCCTTGACTGCAAACCACCCTGACTATGCTCTT CTGGCTGCCAGGATTGCTGTCTCAAATCTTCACAAGAATACCAAGAAATCGTTTTCTGAGAC agtcaagGACATGTACGCCCATGTAGACATGAGATCTGGTCAGATGGCACCTCTGATAGCGGATGATGTTTACAATATCATCATGAAG AATGCTGTTCGTTTAGACAGTGAAATAATATATGACAGAGACTTTGACTATGATTACTTTGGCTTTAAGACTTTGGAGAGATCATATCTTTTACGATTGAATGGGGTTGTTGTGGAAAGGCCTCAGCATATGTTGATGAGAGTATCTGTGGGAATTCACAAAGATGACATTGAATCTGCTATTAGAACTTACCATTTGATGTCACAGAGGTGGTTTACACATGCTTCTCCAACTCTCTTTAATGCTGGAACTCCAAGGCCCCAG TTGAGTAGCTGCTTTCTTCTCTGCATGAAGGATGATAGCATTGAGGGTATCTACGACACCCTCAAAGAATGTGCTGTAATTAGCAAATCAGCTGGGGGAATTGGAGTTTCTGTTCATAACATTCGTGCAACAAATAGCTACATTAGGGGAACAAATGGCACATCAAACGGTATTGTCCCAATGCTTCGTGTGTTTAATGATACTGCTCGCTATGTGGACCAGGGTGGAGGCAAGAGAAAGG GTGCCTTTGCTGTATACTTGGAGCCATGGCATGCTGATGTTTTTGACTTTCTTGATTTGAGAAAGAACCATGGGAAG GAAGAGAGCAGAGCTAGAGATTTGTTCTATGCGCTCTGGGTTCCAGATCTCTTTATGAAGAGGGTTCAGGACAATGCCACCTGGTCATTATTTTGTCCGAATGAATCTCCTGGCCTAGCAGATTGTTGGggtgaagagtttgagaaactgtACCTGACATACGAGCAGCAG GGAAAAGCAAAGAAGGTTGTGCAGGCCCACAAGCTTTGGTTTGCAATACTGGAAGCTCAGATAGAAACGGGAAACCCTTATCTTTTATTCAAG GATCATTGCAATAGAAAGAGTAATCAACAGAATCTTGGAACAATTAAGTCCTCGAATCTTTGCACTGAAATTATCGAGTACACTAGCCCAACAGAAACTGCAGTTTGTAATTTGGCATCGCTTGCTCTCCCGAGGTTTGTAAGAGAAAAG GGAGTTCCAGCTGAATCTCATCCATCCAAGCTTGTTGGTAGCAGGGGTTCTTATAACCGTTACTTTGATTTTGATAAGCTAGGAGAG GTCACAGCCATAGTTACTGCAAACCTAAACAAAATCATCGATGTGAATTACTACCCTGTGGAAACTGCGAAACGATCTAACATGCGACACAGGCCAATAGGCATCGGAGTCCAGGGTCTTGCTGATACATTTATTTTGCTTGGCATGCCATTTGATTCTCAAGAA GCCCAAAAGTTGAACTCTGAGATCTTTGAGACAATCTATTATTATGCACTCAAAGCATCCAGCGAACTTGCTGCTAAGGATGGCACCTATGAAACTTATGCTGGAAGTCCCGTGAGCAAG GGTATACTTCAACCAGATATGTGGGGAGTTAAACCTTCAGATAGATGGGATTGGGCTGCCTTGAGGGAAATGATTGCAAGGAATGGAGTGAGAAATTCCCTTCTACTCGCTCCTATGCCAACAGCCTCAACCAGTCAAATTCTTGGGAATAATGAATGTTTTGAGCCATACACATCTAATATCTATAGCAGGAGAGTATTAAG TGGCGAGTTTGTAGTGGTGAATAAGCATCTTCTCCATGACTTAACTGATACCGGGATCTGGAATCCTGATTTAAAGAATAAGATCATTTATCACAATGGCTCTGTTCAAAATGCTAGCGAGATCTCTGATGATCTCAAGGCTATTTACAG GACTGTCTGGGAAATCAAGCAGCGTACAATTGTTGACATGGCAGCTGATCGGGGCTGTTACATAGATCAGAGCCAAAGTCTGAATATTCACATGGATCAACCCAATTTTGGGAAGCTAACTTCACTGCATTTTTACACTTGGTCAAAG GGCCTAAAGACTGGAATATATTATTTACGGTCTAGGGCTGCTGCAGATGCAATCAAGTTTACAGTGGACACTACCACTATAAAG GAAAAGCCCAAGTTGGCAGATGAAGATGTGGATGCAAAAATTGCACAAATGGTATGCTCTTTAGAGAACAAGGATGAATGCCTGGCTTGTGGGAGCTAA